One window of bacterium genomic DNA carries:
- a CDS encoding phosphatase, which translates to MKDPSELFSELGGNFLTSPENILKKYSKIHAVVFDWDGVFNSGVKFSQEGSLFSEPDAMGTNLLRFNYFLLHKKMLRTFMITGMNNTSAVNFGRRENFDAIFLNYKHKEEALEIIGTQFDCSPDRTAFICDDVLDLGVAKLCLLAFFVRRKASPLTEKYVRENQCCDYVTGREGGEFAVREICELLIGLTGRFNETIEKRIRFQGSFKEYSKARQKVTTQVFTSS; encoded by the coding sequence ATGAAGGACCCGTCGGAATTATTTTCGGAGCTGGGTGGAAACTTCCTGACATCTCCTGAAAATATCCTGAAGAAATATTCGAAGATCCATGCCGTTGTTTTTGACTGGGACGGCGTGTTCAATAGTGGAGTGAAGTTCAGCCAGGAAGGAAGCCTCTTTTCCGAACCGGATGCCATGGGGACCAATCTCCTGCGGTTCAATTATTTTCTTCTGCACAAAAAAATGCTTCGCACCTTCATGATCACCGGAATGAACAATACTTCCGCAGTAAATTTTGGCCGGAGGGAAAATTTTGATGCAATTTTCTTGAATTATAAACACAAGGAAGAAGCTCTCGAAATCATAGGCACGCAATTTGATTGCAGCCCCGATCGAACGGCATTTATTTGTGATGATGTACTGGACCTGGGTGTGGCTAAACTCTGCTTGCTGGCATTTTTTGTGAGGAGAAAAGCAAGTCCTCTGACGGAGAAATATGTGCGTGAAAATCAATGCTGTGATTACGTCACGGGAAGGGAGGGAGGCGAGTTTGCCGTCAGGGAAATATGCGAGCTGCTCATAGGCTTAACCGGAAGGTTTAACGAAACCATTGAGAAGCGTATTCGGTTTCAGGGCTCATTTAAAGAATACTCTAAGGCAAGACAGAAAGTTACTACACAGGTATTTACGTCGAGTTGA